The following proteins are encoded in a genomic region of Merismopedia glauca CCAP 1448/3:
- a CDS encoding protealysin inhibitor emfourin translates to MKIKFRQSGGYAGLRIGCELDTNLLPPEEATKLQSLVEQSDIFPTKSDRSENTADLINYEITIETKEGTHQVTFDDLTLPENIIPLLDYLQDRAKPLR, encoded by the coding sequence ATGAAAATTAAGTTCCGTCAATCGGGAGGATATGCTGGTTTGAGAATAGGTTGTGAGTTGGATACCAACTTACTCCCGCCAGAAGAAGCTACTAAACTACAGTCTTTAGTAGAACAAAGTGATATTTTTCCAACAAAAAGCGATCGCTCAGAAAACACAGCAGATCTGATTAACTACGAGATTACTATCGAAACTAAGGAGGGAACGCATCAAGTAACATTTGATGATTTAACCTTACCTGAAAATATTATCCCTTTGCTTGATTATCTTCAAGATCGAGCAAAACCTCTTCGATAA
- the dnaB gene encoding replicative DNA helicase, with the protein MTLSYERQNPTEFRLPPQNIDAEEGILGGILLDSHAIARIASILTPEMFYISSHQTIYQAASTLYQQNKPTDIKQLADWLSDRQLLEKIGGLSKLVQLAERTVSAVNVDGLAQIVRDKYVRREIISTGSQISLLGYETATELEQCQQEAERLVYAIGAKSARKQEGANLVADALVELYSQLEKGEEPPLLPTGLYDLDALIGGLRSQDLIVIAGRPSMGKTQIGVYLAHQAALVQKRPVVFFSAEMGQEKLLCRFVAHVSRIDSSRLLDRKIDDSDWGAIAQAVGTLSQSQLRIDATTNPTITHMRCQLQKTVSEAGSIGLVVLDYLQLLGNGTANRVQELDEIAKGCKALAKEFDVPFIALSQLNRGVENRTNKRPLLSDLRDSGAIEQTADVVLLLYRDEYYHVDTPDRAVLEIAVGKNRDGETGVAKVLFDPKVSGLRNLARG; encoded by the coding sequence ATGACATTATCTTACGAACGCCAAAACCCGACAGAATTCCGCCTACCCCCTCAAAACATCGATGCCGAAGAGGGGATCTTGGGAGGAATCCTCCTAGATTCCCATGCCATAGCCCGCATTGCCTCGATTCTAACCCCAGAGATGTTTTATATCTCGTCCCACCAAACCATCTATCAAGCAGCCAGCACCCTCTACCAGCAAAACAAACCCACCGATATCAAACAACTTGCCGATTGGCTGAGCGATCGCCAATTACTCGAAAAAATTGGTGGATTGAGCAAATTAGTCCAATTAGCCGAACGCACCGTGAGCGCCGTCAACGTTGACGGTTTAGCCCAAATCGTGAGGGACAAGTACGTTAGGAGAGAAATCATCTCCACTGGAAGCCAGATTTCCCTGCTGGGATACGAAACAGCTACCGAACTAGAGCAATGCCAGCAAGAAGCCGAACGGCTAGTTTATGCCATCGGTGCTAAGAGTGCCCGGAAACAAGAAGGAGCCAACTTAGTAGCAGATGCTTTGGTAGAACTCTACAGTCAATTGGAGAAAGGCGAAGAACCACCCTTACTCCCCACCGGACTCTACGACCTCGATGCCTTAATTGGCGGACTGCGATCGCAAGATTTAATCGTCATCGCAGGTCGCCCCTCAATGGGCAAAACTCAGATCGGGGTCTATTTGGCTCATCAAGCTGCCCTAGTTCAAAAACGCCCTGTTGTATTCTTCAGCGCCGAGATGGGTCAAGAAAAGCTTTTATGCCGCTTTGTAGCTCATGTTTCGAGAATAGATTCATCCAGATTGTTGGATCGGAAGATCGATGACTCGGATTGGGGAGCGATCGCCCAAGCCGTAGGCACTCTCAGTCAAAGCCAACTCAGAATCGATGCTACCACCAATCCCACCATCACCCACATGAGATGCCAGTTGCAAAAAACCGTCAGTGAAGCAGGTTCCATCGGACTAGTAGTTCTAGATTACCTGCAACTGTTAGGCAACGGCACTGCCAACCGAGTCCAAGAACTAGACGAGATTGCCAAAGGCTGCAAAGCCCTCGCTAAAGAGTTCGACGTGCCATTTATTGCACTTTCCCAACTCAACCGAGGAGTAGAAAACAGAACCAACAAGCGCCCTCTCCTCTCCGATTTGCGGGATTCTGGGGCTATAGAACAAACCGCCGATGTAGTTCTGCTCCTGTATCGAGATGAATACTACCACGTCGATACACCAGATCGGGCAGTGCTGGAAATAGCAGTTGGCAAAAATCGCGATGGAGAGACGGGGGTAGCTAAGGTGCTGTTCGATCCGAAAGTGTCTGGGTTGAGGAATTTGGCGAGGGGATAG
- a CDS encoding M20/M25/M40 family metallo-hydrolase, with protein MNEIGTSVVFFDIGDTLGTPKISPPPSRLEGLDIYSYIPNILRQLKDNGLKIGIISNTGNETEDDMRKVLEEAGIYSFFEPNLLLYSSVVGVSKPSPEIFRLAAQKAGNATEPQNCLFVGEDSRERKAARDLGWQVVPHPLLVEDVLNGSRLRYIRITVPGEKSEQSWRSPIRGLSVVPLYVTGEKGNQVYAIATTSSIPTLIDLGFQVDLLGSEGDPLTTEVYLLRDDRQTRTGFLNPQGQSNSFFVGDEQSQWVLASSPEGIYIALPGDRSVEEYHFEEAYHGHNLKLLPDISLLEPFGAGNNARTAGFLQAPTVEPSLSNSELEKLKTITPDSIRGYLERYAGIKPLDESTAIKIKSRHIHSPDISLVTEALAKDLEKIGDGDFSIRIDRFTHEGRKLDNVEAELQGSESKEIVLVTAHLDSTATSSHAPGDYHPDRDPAPGADDDASGVAAVLAIAEVIKQMTAIKPPKRTIRFVLFNAEEHGLVGSQAYARKQAMIAAPIVGVYQMDMVGYNVSPPRSFEVHVGYAASDDVQERSQVLAERLQKLVSTLSPNLESPQIYTQPDPAEGRSDHASFHQRGYAACVTSEDFFAGPLPTSPSAEPNPNYHKDRDTFVDFDYAADIARVVGAAAWLTANL; from the coding sequence ATGAATGAGATCGGAACATCAGTAGTTTTTTTTGATATTGGCGATACTTTGGGAACTCCGAAGATATCACCTCCTCCTTCCCGTTTAGAAGGACTAGATATCTATTCATACATCCCAAATATTCTGCGGCAGTTAAAAGATAATGGTCTGAAAATAGGAATTATATCTAACACGGGGAACGAAACAGAAGATGATATGAGAAAAGTGCTGGAAGAAGCTGGCATTTATAGCTTCTTTGAGCCGAACTTACTGCTTTACAGTTCAGTAGTTGGTGTCAGCAAACCCTCTCCAGAAATCTTTCGTCTAGCAGCACAAAAAGCAGGTAATGCTACTGAACCTCAGAATTGTTTATTTGTAGGGGAAGATAGTAGAGAACGTAAAGCCGCTCGCGATCTGGGTTGGCAAGTTGTACCCCACCCACTTCTAGTTGAGGATGTACTAAATGGCAGCCGTTTGAGATATATTCGTATCACTGTTCCAGGAGAAAAAAGCGAACAATCATGGCGATCGCCAATTAGAGGTCTATCAGTCGTTCCCTTGTATGTAACTGGAGAAAAGGGAAATCAAGTTTATGCGATCGCGACAACCTCATCTATACCAACTCTCATCGATCTAGGCTTTCAAGTCGATCTGCTGGGTAGCGAGGGCGATCCTCTAACAACAGAAGTATATCTACTGCGGGACGATCGCCAAACTCGTACTGGTTTTCTCAACCCGCAAGGACAATCTAATAGCTTTTTTGTGGGTGATGAACAGTCGCAATGGGTATTGGCTTCTTCCCCTGAAGGAATTTATATTGCCTTACCAGGCGATCGCTCTGTGGAAGAATATCATTTTGAAGAGGCATATCACGGACACAATCTTAAGCTGTTGCCCGATATCAGTTTACTTGAACCGTTTGGAGCAGGTAACAACGCTAGAACCGCAGGCTTTCTCCAAGCACCCACAGTTGAACCATCTTTAAGCAATTCTGAATTAGAAAAGCTCAAAACAATCACCCCAGATTCAATTCGGGGATATCTAGAAAGATATGCGGGGATAAAACCGCTTGATGAATCAACAGCAATTAAAATTAAAAGCCGACATATCCACAGTCCAGATATTAGTTTAGTCACTGAAGCTTTAGCAAAAGATCTCGAAAAAATTGGTGACGGTGACTTCAGCATCAGAATCGATCGATTTACTCATGAAGGACGCAAGTTGGATAATGTCGAAGCCGAGCTACAGGGTAGTGAATCAAAAGAAATTGTTTTAGTCACTGCTCACTTAGATTCTACGGCTACTTCAAGCCACGCTCCTGGGGATTACCATCCCGATCGAGATCCTGCGCCTGGTGCCGATGATGATGCTAGTGGAGTTGCTGCTGTCTTAGCGATCGCCGAGGTTATCAAACAAATGACAGCTATTAAACCACCCAAAAGAACGATTCGGTTTGTTCTTTTTAACGCTGAAGAACACGGTTTAGTAGGTAGTCAAGCTTATGCCAGAAAGCAAGCAATGATAGCTGCGCCTATTGTCGGCGTATACCAAATGGATATGGTTGGGTACAATGTTAGCCCGCCTCGTTCCTTTGAAGTTCACGTTGGTTATGCCGCTTCAGATGATGTGCAAGAGCGATCGCAAGTTCTTGCCGAACGGTTGCAGAAACTAGTTTCCACCTTATCGCCTAACTTAGAATCTCCTCAAATCTATACTCAACCAGATCCTGCTGAGGGGAGAAGCGATCATGCTAGTTTCCATCAACGTGGCTATGCAGCTTGTGTCACCTCTGAAGATTTCTTTGCAGGTCCCTTACCCACTTCTCCGAGTGCTGAACCTAATCCCAATTACCACAAAGATCGGGATACTTTTGTCGATTTTGACTATGCGGCTGATATTGCCCGTGTAGTTGGTGCAGCAGCTTGGTTAACAGCCAACTTATAA
- a CDS encoding nuclease A inhibitor family protein produces MNRKNAFYPFLFPVNFLANWASTLFSTVAVVTLIAPQATGQTQLLELSCPEQQKLLTQAAIGLEYPSESDYPLSYFRFSQIGSFPTASTFAYLVRSREPAIQINAEEFFQKATRIYPGMSQQQILTAKRFKVLEAALKANYTQLTIYRIGTVEVYIYIAGINSCGLTGLQTVEIET; encoded by the coding sequence ATGAACCGCAAAAATGCATTTTACCCTTTTCTCTTCCCAGTCAATTTCCTAGCAAATTGGGCATCTACCTTGTTTAGTACCGTTGCTGTTGTCACACTAATTGCACCTCAAGCTACAGGGCAAACTCAGCTTCTTGAACTTAGCTGTCCCGAACAGCAGAAATTACTCACTCAAGCAGCCATCGGCTTGGAATATCCCAGCGAATCGGACTATCCCTTATCGTACTTCCGCTTTAGCCAAATCGGATCTTTTCCCACCGCATCTACCTTTGCTTATCTAGTTAGGAGTAGGGAACCAGCTATCCAAATTAATGCTGAAGAGTTCTTCCAAAAAGCAACTCGCATCTACCCAGGAATGAGCCAGCAGCAAATTCTGACTGCCAAAAGATTCAAAGTTCTGGAAGCTGCTCTTAAAGCCAACTATACTCAACTCACTATTTACAGAATTGGTACTGTAGAAGTTTACATCTACATCGCTGGTATTAATAGCTGTGGCTTGACGGGATTGCAAACAGTGGAGATTGAAACTTAG
- a CDS encoding pyridoxal phosphate-dependent decarboxylase family protein — MNVPRDSLSQGFAKARQGIRQFSQLSEIPKLEGTGTRALEAWFLGPKAENADELERFIVEAIRDQAFWRRNFHPSDPTHITGEMKRSPEYLEAMDSLTEGYQSLLAFLKKSVPFFSMRYQGHMNWDLTIPGMLGYFAAMLYNPNNVAFEGSTATTILEILVGDDLCRMLGYTIPDEAAIDKGAIRPWGHITCDGTVANIEAIWSARNLKFYPLALQAALKEDPALANAKTITVPLLTGQSVPLIELDTWSVLNLKADDILALPTRLTNEYQISRDVVTASLAQYSLQSLGIQEFSRRFLSQIDKSPVFFVPGTKHYSFPKAAAVLGIGASNMIDVPVDKDARMNMAALKELLGKCLAEKRPVFTVVAVMGSTEESAIDPIRDVLALRDEFRQRGLEFTVHGDAAWGGYHISVIRDDFDMPEPLASLVLAPPPAVPLKQYVVEQFQALGHADSITVDPHKSGYIPYPAGALCYRNSAMRDLVTFSAPVVFHGDAEPTVGIYGIEGSKPGAAAAAVYLSHRVIRPSKSGYGKIIGQALFSCRKLYARLLCMARPEDPFIVVPVPRLPAEVDGSNVEEQTQFIRDRIVGKNNEEIIQDSEAMKLLAEIGPDENILAYAFNFKTASGILNTDLAQTNRLNKALYDRLSINPGDDIYGYDLIVSTTDLNAAQYGETFIQDYKNRLGVGELAGSSVTVLRSVVMDPWVTETTKGSFLDVLEDEFRKAISAALKEIT, encoded by the coding sequence ATGAACGTTCCCCGCGATTCTCTCAGTCAAGGTTTTGCTAAAGCTCGGCAAGGCATTCGTCAATTTTCTCAGTTGAGTGAAATTCCCAAGTTAGAAGGTACGGGAACTCGCGCCTTGGAAGCTTGGTTTTTGGGGCCAAAAGCCGAAAATGCTGATGAATTAGAACGCTTTATCGTCGAAGCGATCAGAGATCAGGCATTTTGGCGCAGAAATTTTCATCCCAGCGATCCGACTCACATCACTGGGGAGATGAAGCGATCGCCTGAATATTTGGAAGCAATGGATTCCCTAACTGAAGGGTATCAGTCTTTGCTAGCGTTTCTGAAAAAATCCGTTCCCTTCTTCAGTATGCGCTACCAAGGACACATGAACTGGGATTTAACCATTCCTGGGATGTTGGGTTACTTTGCGGCGATGCTCTACAACCCTAACAACGTTGCTTTTGAAGGGTCAACAGCGACAACAATTTTGGAAATCTTAGTAGGCGACGATCTCTGTAGAATGCTGGGATATACTATTCCCGACGAAGCAGCGATCGACAAAGGAGCAATTCGCCCTTGGGGTCATATTACCTGCGATGGTACTGTTGCCAATATCGAAGCGATTTGGTCAGCAAGAAATCTCAAGTTCTATCCTTTGGCTTTACAAGCAGCCTTAAAAGAAGATCCCGCTTTAGCTAATGCTAAAACAATAACCGTTCCTTTGCTAACAGGTCAATCGGTTCCTTTAATTGAATTAGATACTTGGTCGGTACTAAACCTCAAAGCTGATGACATCCTTGCTTTGCCTACTCGTTTAACTAACGAATACCAAATTTCACGAGATGTTGTTACTGCTAGTCTCGCTCAATATTCCTTACAAAGTTTGGGTATCCAAGAATTTTCCCGCCGCTTTCTCAGTCAGATTGATAAATCTCCCGTCTTCTTTGTTCCAGGGACAAAACATTACTCATTTCCTAAAGCTGCTGCTGTCCTCGGTATCGGTGCATCCAACATGATTGATGTACCTGTGGATAAAGACGCGAGAATGAATATGGCTGCGCTCAAAGAACTGCTGGGAAAATGTTTGGCAGAAAAAAGACCAGTTTTCACCGTGGTGGCGGTGATGGGAAGTACTGAAGAAAGTGCGATCGATCCGATTAGAGATGTCTTAGCACTACGAGACGAATTTCGTCAGCGAGGCTTAGAATTCACCGTTCATGGGGATGCAGCTTGGGGTGGTTATCATATCTCAGTTATCCGCGATGATTTTGATATGCCTGAGCCACTGGCTAGTTTGGTTCTTGCCCCTCCTCCTGCTGTACCTTTAAAGCAATATGTAGTCGAGCAGTTCCAAGCTTTAGGTCATGCTGATTCAATTACCGTAGACCCCCATAAATCTGGCTACATTCCCTATCCAGCCGGGGCGTTGTGCTACCGCAATTCCGCGATGCGAGATCTCGTTACTTTTAGCGCTCCCGTTGTCTTCCACGGCGATGCCGAACCAACAGTAGGGATCTACGGGATAGAAGGCTCGAAACCAGGTGCCGCAGCAGCAGCAGTTTATTTAAGTCATCGAGTAATTCGACCTTCTAAAAGCGGCTACGGCAAAATCATCGGTCAAGCACTTTTTAGTTGCAGGAAATTATACGCACGACTGTTGTGTATGGCACGTCCTGAAGATCCTTTTATCGTAGTTCCCGTACCTAGACTTCCGGCGGAGGTTGATGGTTCTAACGTCGAAGAGCAAACCCAATTTATTCGAGACAGAATTGTTGGGAAAAATAACGAGGAGATTATTCAAGATAGCGAGGCAATGAAATTACTGGCGGAAATCGGCCCCGATGAAAACATTTTGGCTTATGCGTTTAATTTCAAAACTGCATCAGGAATACTTAATACCGATTTAGCTCAAACAAATCGTTTGAATAAAGCTCTTTACGATCGCTTGAGCATCAATCCAGGGGACGATATCTACGGTTATGACTTGATTGTGAGTACTACAGATTTAAACGCTGCTCAATACGGAGAAACCTTTATTCAAGACTACAAAAACCGTTTGGGAGTTGGAGAATTGGCTGGATCGTCAGTGACAGTACTGCGATCGGTGGTCATGGACCCTTGGGTAACTGAAACTACAAAAGGCTCGTTTCTCGATGTTTTAGAAGATGAATTTCGCAAGGCTATTTCAGCAGCACTTAAGGAAATTACGTAA
- a CDS encoding NACHT domain-containing protein: MNCDEALKEVDDLVFTKAGRRLDRLEKMIVEAAWCDKDYKEIADLPCSVDHLRSNVGRKLWTLLTGVMGKGEKVTKKRFRAILEQRVAERGFSSSSDLGIPPSCSLPDILGGQAPEVVNFSGRSLELTTLKEWVCQQQCVVITGEAGIGKSSLIAKLIQVLSADPHPQSPFVGLVWRSLSHAPSISDLVTDLIQLTSVNSSDLDLPESLPGRTSRLLKQLQSRRYLVVLDAAENLIHAANSSSESYRVFWRQLVEEQHQSCFLITSRETINEIVKLQFSGKPARSLKIKGLTGNDAKKIFQLKGLTGQEKWGELIQTYRGNPLALETVASRIQYYFGGNTEKFLQYQTTFVNEAFMAMLNQQFGQAELLSDLEKTIMIYLAGELSNNLMSIPLTKLLNDLKIQRKFGSISEIIRALEVLESRSLIEVSPDHITKEATFTLQPVVKKYVLTDPKGLVRQGMATLQSA; this comes from the coding sequence GTGAATTGCGACGAAGCTCTCAAAGAGGTAGACGATCTAGTATTTACCAAAGCAGGCAGGCGTTTAGATCGTCTTGAAAAGATGATAGTCGAGGCTGCTTGGTGCGACAAGGATTACAAGGAAATAGCTGATTTACCTTGCAGCGTTGACCACTTGCGAAGCAATGTCGGTAGGAAACTGTGGACTCTCTTGACAGGAGTTATGGGTAAGGGAGAGAAAGTTACGAAAAAACGGTTCCGAGCAATTTTGGAGCAAAGAGTAGCAGAGAGGGGTTTTTCTTCTAGCTCAGATCTTGGCATTCCCCCCTCTTGCTCCTTGCCAGATATTCTGGGGGGACAAGCACCTGAAGTCGTTAATTTTTCTGGTCGCTCCTTGGAACTGACAACTTTAAAAGAATGGGTATGCCAACAGCAGTGCGTGGTGATAACAGGCGAAGCAGGGATTGGCAAGAGTAGTTTAATTGCCAAACTCATTCAGGTTCTGAGCGCAGATCCTCACCCTCAATCTCCATTTGTTGGCTTAGTTTGGCGATCGCTCTCTCATGCACCATCAATTTCAGACTTAGTAACCGATCTGATTCAACTTACCAGTGTCAATAGCTCCGATCTGGACTTACCTGAATCTCTTCCAGGGAGAACTTCACGGTTGCTCAAACAATTGCAATCTCGCCGTTATTTAGTGGTGTTAGATGCAGCCGAAAACTTAATTCATGCTGCCAATAGCAGTAGTGAAAGCTACCGTGTATTTTGGAGACAACTGGTAGAAGAACAGCATCAAAGCTGCTTCCTCATAACTAGTCGAGAGACTATAAATGAAATTGTCAAGTTACAATTTTCTGGCAAACCAGCCCGTTCCTTAAAAATTAAAGGTTTGACAGGAAATGATGCCAAGAAAATCTTTCAGCTAAAAGGTCTAACTGGTCAAGAAAAATGGGGAGAATTGATTCAAACCTATCGGGGCAATCCTTTAGCTTTAGAGACAGTTGCTAGTAGGATTCAATACTACTTTGGTGGGAATACAGAAAAGTTTTTACAATATCAAACTACTTTCGTCAACGAAGCTTTCATGGCTATGCTTAACCAGCAGTTTGGTCAAGCAGAGCTTTTGAGCGATCTGGAAAAAACCATTATGATTTATTTGGCAGGAGAACTGTCAAATAATCTGATGTCAATTCCTTTGACTAAGTTGTTGAACGATTTGAAAATTCAGCGTAAATTCGGCTCAATTTCGGAAATAATCAGAGCGTTAGAAGTTTTGGAGTCGCGTTCATTGATTGAGGTGAGTCCTGACCATATTACTAAAGAAGCTACCTTCACTCTGCAACCAGTTGTGAAAAAGTACGTCTTGACCGATCCTAAAGGATTGGTTCGCCAAGGGATGGCAACTCTCCAATCAGCTTAA
- a CDS encoding DNA cytosine methyltransferase: MLRHLDLFSGIGGFTLAATRVGGICTQQFVEINPDAQAILRSHYPNIPIHPDIRSYTPRAGEFDLITCGFPCTGTSIAGTRQGLEHPESALWREGIRCLIQCQPKFCLIEQPEGIIRRGLRTILGALRMARYNFEIEIVSAAMLGACHKRNRLFIISYPNSLQWSNQPTCWANQMREMVERQRLDSQWLAVRQFCSSFHTRLSVRLVRGLEETEIEPEQYSEPTNSKGRIRARYLAGRTVTPPQAAIALRRILYLNSLIP; encoded by the coding sequence ATGCTCAGACACTTGGACTTGTTCAGTGGAATTGGGGGATTCACCCTCGCTGCTACCAGAGTGGGCGGAATCTGCACCCAACAATTCGTCGAAATTAACCCAGACGCGCAAGCCATCTTGCGATCGCATTATCCCAACATCCCCATCCATCCCGATATCAGAAGCTACACCCCAAGAGCAGGAGAATTTGACCTCATTACCTGTGGATTCCCCTGTACGGGCACATCCATTGCCGGAACCAGGCAAGGACTCGAGCATCCCGAATCAGCCCTGTGGCGAGAAGGAATCAGGTGTCTCATCCAATGTCAGCCCAAATTCTGTCTTATCGAACAACCTGAAGGCATTATCAGAAGAGGACTTAGAACGATACTTGGAGCCTTACGAATGGCAAGATATAACTTCGAGATTGAGATCGTCTCGGCAGCTATGCTCGGAGCTTGCCACAAAAGGAACCGATTGTTTATTATTTCCTACCCTAACAGCTTGCAGTGGTCAAACCAACCGACCTGCTGGGCAAACCAGATGCGAGAAATGGTGGAGAGACAAAGGCTTGATAGCCAGTGGCTGGCAGTTAGGCAGTTCTGCTCTAGCTTCCATACTAGGCTTTCCGTTCGATTGGTTCGAGGACTTGAAGAAACCGAAATCGAACCAGAACAATACTCAGAACCCACCAACAGCAAAGGTAGAATCAGAGCCAGATACCTGGCAGGGAGAACCGTTACCCCACCTCAAGCCGCGATCGCCCTCCGCAGAATCCTGTATCTCAACTCCCTTATCCCCTAG
- a CDS encoding M4 family metallopeptidase translates to MHICNNPSCHNPLHCFLPPHVIDRLTESEDPEIRRLAIDAKASAAAARAVRSTLATMPMMAAIPSPAGTKYRLVYNAENRRFPLPGTLVRSEGDPPVTDEAVNEAYDYSGVTYDFYKDIFGRNSLDNRGMSLISSVHFGSRENNAFWTGDQMLYGDGDGRLFISFTKAIDVVAHELTHGVITNTSNLKYELQSGALNEHFADAMGAMVKQKYLNQTVDRADWLNGDAIMGPGTTAKSLRTFKEGKAYENDPLLDTDPQPKHMRDFVVLPNDPLNDNGGVHINSGIPNHAFYRVALEIGGNAWDKTGKIWYQTLLNLNIDSEFQEAASMTHMVAGSMFGAGSLEQQAVKNGWNAVGITV, encoded by the coding sequence ATGCATATTTGTAACAACCCATCTTGTCATAATCCTCTCCATTGTTTTCTGCCACCCCATGTTATCGATCGCCTTACCGAGTCAGAAGATCCCGAAATTCGTCGTTTAGCGATTGATGCTAAGGCTAGTGCCGCAGCAGCACGGGCAGTGCGATCGACTTTGGCTACAATGCCGATGATGGCAGCTATTCCCTCCCCAGCAGGTACTAAATATCGTCTAGTTTACAATGCGGAAAACAGACGATTTCCTCTTCCAGGAACACTGGTACGATCTGAAGGCGATCCGCCAGTTACAGATGAAGCTGTGAACGAAGCCTACGATTACTCAGGAGTTACTTACGATTTTTACAAAGATATTTTTGGTCGTAATTCTTTGGATAATCGTGGAATGTCACTAATTTCAAGCGTTCATTTTGGTTCAAGAGAAAATAATGCTTTTTGGACTGGCGACCAAATGCTGTATGGCGATGGGGATGGCAGGCTATTTATTAGCTTCACTAAAGCAATAGATGTAGTGGCTCACGAGTTAACTCATGGTGTAATCACTAACACCAGTAATTTGAAATATGAGTTACAGTCTGGCGCGCTTAACGAGCATTTTGCCGATGCGATGGGTGCGATGGTTAAACAAAAATATTTGAATCAAACTGTCGATCGAGCAGACTGGCTTAATGGTGATGCAATTATGGGCCCAGGTACTACAGCTAAAAGCTTACGAACCTTTAAAGAAGGCAAAGCCTATGAAAACGATCCACTTCTAGATACAGATCCACAACCCAAACACATGAGAGATTTTGTCGTTCTACCTAACGATCCTTTAAATGACAATGGTGGTGTCCATATCAACTCTGGTATTCCTAATCACGCTTTTTATCGTGTTGCTTTGGAGATCGGGGGAAATGCTTGGGACAAAACTGGCAAAATTTGGTATCAAACCCTTCTTAATCTTAATATAGATAGCGAGTTCCAAGAAGCAGCTAGTATGACTCATATGGTTGCAGGTTCTATGTTTGGGGCTGGTAGTTTAGAGCAGCAAGCAGTCAAAAATGGCTGGAATGCTGTAGGAATTACTGTTTAA